In one Grus americana isolate bGruAme1 chromosome 1, bGruAme1.mat, whole genome shotgun sequence genomic region, the following are encoded:
- the RESF1 gene encoding retroelement silencing factor 1 isoform X1, whose product MDWNVRPLQNADAEKNLQSEAACYTQLFSNANAFPQTNACSSNNACTYAGNNQIMYLPTGNVAFPLVNAEGFKASDQVLPGASVAGNDFLISKYLSDRRPPSSIPIAPKPPNQTSRLQAEMTQNSWPNSNAYVYSLGKLPPLSSQMNAGNNMRNVLQEPQYVTTNTYSVRPQIPQHNSMRTPTLYQSNINSQNNSMCLGTSGQYVQNQIYHPNTQFKVLHSRNQNTVANVQLLQYRLSPMGSEAPSRCSAPSLLSANCDSGAAAQSSIGVPQAVQNVPSGYTFSQQRRPSDPKNASGFNSVQQHCQKQQSGQVSQSVRNVCNSSGNETTNQPFNGMSVPSPGISKELYDVLQEMETLYSVAPSKPLSDPALVQESQTSSLVNGPVNSQISSAAADGRTVTKDRLAWEAQRLLTIKKKSALLEKMHLYRKKLLAASEHHKSTLPLPPRYQAALADCHSQVPNQNVPPSPSATARTESPILNSSPEERNDKNVANANNRGLEVTQSNPQVEQGSLSSSCTPVPSQSKLPAQLNNPESTPILEQSGARASASSQKTVASLNNASCCNQVDSSIKSASKSFPASPKNSSFLQFVLSSTNILKEKTAGATADRILTSLLCSEKPLVDTSVSGGSLLKDTSEKKVESLKGEQAFMVHTKSPVSEPTKSDEAKVQNDLVQKKMPFTENTSFKQSNYKYSVEELAACLGLWRKHPSKSVSEQKSQSDESPTANQISPSSQNTKNREQNNVLVSTDEAVLPVTTASVGQKLDTLSCNLIKSFELQVAVVSPLVLSEQRTQSDQADKCPVSAGKTYSGIDLGRTCSLQEEGKNGISVVNADKGTTETVQSSPSDCVLIQKVDSHLQQTKLADGNRIVKTNVSANDLYNENQRKVSQSAQDARENLQPGLHNKPSLPELGMNFSSQSFQEGITDHKDKQAVLEAGDTSAAVLEEQMFCISSVCSLVEGDTFYNPQIASIFRSVPETHALNGTSSEGSASEPREKEPQLDLYKNELSNNTLQRESSLQKMLDKSTSCMSKAGKILDGITTSHLEKESSGNPLKAISISEQKKSFNASFKHPKNDLEIVGSINQALAQNSLDFSICVTAETNVFTAPRDNSKQNNMSNKNSTEKVINLFGAEPITCLNNQLSELVKEFPYGIEGVDILPKEPVQNDSVDEQMENQPQKETQICDGNSHLKDPVDQIKIAMLSTDQMRELLPAHNQCSSSDSKRVSSQQSEKASAEKENLGGSIQPSQSLCEKKKKPQNPSKPRKKKDDCSLMDWQSVACPCKPGTSGSDKNDDQLSKAENTSLADTHVNNSKSDAVMKNDCAVGNLPISEEIPDSVSKKHIYKYTSVMNKKARLKVNNEYKPLTTQQEKNGPLNSSENQDVDISERSSWKEELQINRGTPLLDKEFHSDKKEHQTVSEELSEQAGHTDADNMTKSSKKKEKVFKKESLSKDKTKTSLAMKSKTDVHKFAKSETVEIELAEVNERQKIKSCEENSAEEQNCRKQREILGQDVGINTKEKAKLSAEINHKKLNSYRADTVKFPNFGTVDLKSRNHKYSQHKSMKVHPSQEQSYKRKRKENMIGKRDPKKTKVEEERLKQSEPKNSKQLSYNCMTNTDKAKKMNGENGWKQKSSLADRSVLKLQRKRARSSTISKNYFSNKERRLDGQNKDKYSEKIFPDKNLLYLNRRNNRLKLHLQKEPKKHYLNRVAFKRTAQERIYLTKLETSPVRPVWHTKSKVSQNSPDAKRDACVSEVGKSRKQEVLEFKLCPDILFRNPTTDEESLAAKNSREREKAVVAGVKSKKEDWLKCDAVKQKKLEEISTAEDSIPLDKAIQILDGDGEALHIQIKDSKEIFQTYRKMYLEKKMQKP is encoded by the exons aTGGACTGGAATGTAAGACCACTCCAGAATGCTGATGCAGAGAAGAACCTGCAAAGCGAAGCAGCATGTTACACTCAGTTGTTTTCTAATGCAAATGCTTTTCCTCAGACAAATGCCTGTTCATCTAACAATGCATGCACTTACGCCGGAAATAACCAAATTATGTATCTGCCAACTGGCAATGTTGCCTTCCCTCTTGTAAATGCTGAAGGATTCAAAGCTTCAGATCAGGTCTTACCAGGAGCATCCGTAGCTGGTAATGATTTTTTAATCTCGAAATACTTGAGTGATCGACGTCCACCATCCAGCATACCAATAGCTCCAAAACCTCCCAATCAGACATCACGTTTGCAGGCAGAGATGACTCAGAATTCTTGGCCAAACTCTAATGCCTACGTTTATTCCCTTGGAAAGTTACCTCCCCTGTCTTCTCAAATGAATGCTGGAAATAACATGAGGAATGTACTTCAGGAACCTCAGTATGTCACCACAAACACTTACTCTGTGCGGCCACAAATACCTCAGCATAATTCTATGAGAACTCCAACTTTATATCAAAGTAACATTAATTCCCAGAATAATTCTATGTGTCTTGGTACATCTGGGCAGTATGTCCAAAACCAAATATATCATCCCAACACTCAGTTTAAAGTTTTACACTCACGGAATCAAAATACTGTGGCAAATGTACAGCTGCTACAATATCGATTGAGTCCGATGGGATCAGAAGCTCCTAGCAGATGTTCTGCACCATCTTTGTTGTCTGCCAACTGTGAttcaggagctgcagcacaATCTTCAATAGGTGTACCACAGGCAGTTCAAAATGTGCCTAGTGGATACACCTTTAGCCAACAGAGGCGCCCATCAGATCCAAAAAATGCTTCTGGTTTTAACAGTGTTCAGCAACactgtcagaaacagcaatCTGGACAAGTCAGTCAATCAGTTAGGAATGTCTGTAATTCAAGTGGAAATGAGACAACAAATCAGCCTTTTAACGGAATGTCTGTGCCATCCCCTGGCATTTCCAAAGAACTGTATGATGTTTTGCAAGAAATGGAAACTCTTTATTCGGTGGCACCTTCAAAGCCATTGAGTGATCCTGCTTTGGTTCAAGAAAGCCAGACTAGTAGTTTAGTGAATGGGCCTGTTAATTCTCaaatttcttcagcagcagcagatggaaGAACAGTTACAAAGGACAGGCTAGCTTGGGAAGCTCAAAGGCTgctcactattaaaaaaaaaagtgccctGCTTGAAAAGATGCATCTTTATAGAAAAAAACTCTTAGCAGCTTCAGAACATCATAAAAGTACTCTCCCACTTCCACCAAGATATCAAGCTGCTCTTGCTGATTGTCATTCACAGGTGCCCAACCAAAATGTACCACCTTCCCCATCTGCAACAGCAAGGACAGAGTCTCCAATACTTAACTCTTcacctgaagaaagaaatgacaaaaacGTAGCCAATGCTAATAACAGAGGATTAGAGGTGACTCAAAGCAACCCTCAGGTGGAGCAGGGAAGCCTTTCATCAAGCTGCACTCCTGTTCCCTCTCAGAGCAAACTTCCAGCTCAATTAAATAATCCTGAGAGCACTCCCATCTTGGAACAAAGCGGTGCACGTGCCTCGGCGTCTTCTCAAAAAACTGTGGCATCCTTGAACAATGCTTCATGTTGCAATCAAGTAGATAGCTCTATCAAAAGTGCATCGAAGAGTTTTCCAGCTAGCCCCAAGAACTCAtcatttcttcagtttgtaTTGAGCAGCACAAATATATTGAAAGAGAAGACAGCTGGTGCTACTGCGGATAGAATACTGACTAGTCTCCTGTGTAGTGAAAAACCACTGGTAGATACATCTGTCTCGGGTGGAAGCTTACTAAAAGACACTAGTGAGAAGAAAGTAGAAAGTTTGAAAGGTGAGCAGGCATTTATGGTTCACACAAAGTCTCCTGTATCTGAACCAACCAAATCTGATGAAGCTAAAGTCCAGAATGATTTAGTTCAGAAAAAGATGCCATTTACGGAAAacacatcttttaaacaaagcaattaCAAGTACTCTGTGGAAGAGCTAGCTGCATGTCTGGGCTTGTGGAGAAAGCATCCGTCAAAATCTGTAAGTGAGCAGAAGAGCCAGTCAGATGAAAGCCCCACAGCAAATCAGATTTCACCTTctagccaaaacacaaaaaatagaGAACAAAATAATGTTCTGGTTAGTACAGATGAAGCAGTTTTGCCTGTAACAACTGCTTCTGTAGGACAAAAACTTGATACATTGAGTTGCAATTTGATAAAAAGCTTTGAACTCCAAGTTGCAGTTGTCTCTCCTTTAGTGCTTTCTGAACAGAGAACACAGAGTGATCAGGCAGACAAATGTCCGGTATCTGCAGGTAAAACCTATTCAGGGATTGACTTGGGACGCACATGCAGCTTgcaagaagaggggaaaaatggtATAAGTGTGGTAAATGCCGATAAAGGAACAACAGAAACTGTTCAGTCGTCACCCAGTGATTGTGTTCTGATACAGAAAGTGGACTCACATTTGCAACAGACCAAATTAGCTGATGGAAACAGAATAGTAAAAACCAATGTGAGTGCAAATGATTTATATAATGAAAACCAAAGGAAAGTTAGTCAATCTGCACAAGATGCCAGAGAAAATCTGCAGCCTGGATTACACAACAAGCCTTCTCTTCCTGAATTGGGCATGAATTTTTCCAGTCAAAGCTTTCAGGAAGGTATAACAGACCATAAAGACAAGCAAGCTGTGTTAGAGGCAGGAGATACATCTGCAGCTGtgttggaagaacagatgttttGTATTTCTAGTGTATGTTCTCTTGTTGAAGGTGATACATTTTATAATCCACAAATAGCAAGTATCTTCAGGTCAGTCCCTGAGACACATGCATTAAATGGTACCTCATCAGAAGGAAGTGCATCTGAACCAAGGGAAAAGGAGCCACAGCTGGACTTGTATAAAAATGAGCTGAGTAATAACACTCTCCAAAGAGAGAGCTCGCTGCAAAAGATGTTGGACAAATCAACAAGCTGCATGAGTAAAGCAGGTAAGATTTTGGACGGTATCACAACTAGTCATTTGGAGAAAGAAAGCAGTGGTAATCCTCTTAAGGCAATTTCTatctcagaacaaaaaaagtcattcaaTGCATCTTTCAAGCATCCTAAAAATGACTTGGAAATTGTTGGTAGTATAAACCAGGCGTTAGCTCAAAATTCCCTAGATTTCTCAATCTGCGTAACTGCTGAAACAAATGTGTTCACTGCTCCAAGAGACAACAGTAAACAAAATAACATGTCCAAtaaaaatagcacagaaaaagTGATTAACCTTTTTGGAGCAGAACCTATTACATGTCTAAACAATCAGCTATCTGAACTAGTGAAAGAGTTTCCATATGGCATTGAAGGTGTTGATATACTACCGAAAGAACCTGTACAAAATGATTCTGTGGATGAGCAGATGGAGAATCAACCTCAAAAAGAGACTCAAATCTGTGACGGAAATTCTCATTTGAAGGACCCAGTAGATCAGATAAAAATTGCGATGTTAAGCACTGATCAGATGCGAGAACTGTTACCTGCACACAACCAGTGTTCCTCTAGTGACAGCAAGAGAGTATCAAGTCAGCAGTCAGAAAAGGCTTCAGCTGAGAAGGAGAACCTGGGAGGCAGTATTCAGCCTAGTCAGAGTCtgtgtgagaagaaaaaaaagccacaaaacccctccaaacccagaaaaaaaaaagatgattgtTCTTTAATGGATTGGCAATCTGTAGCATGCCCCTGTAAACCTGGAACTTCTGGTTCAGACAAAAATGATGATCAACTTTCAAAGGCTGAAAATACTAGCCTTGCAGACACACATGTAAACAACAGTAAATCTGATGCTGTAATGAAGAACGACTGTGCAGTAGGAAACCTGCcaatttctgaagaaatccCAGACAGCGTTAGcaaaaaacatatttacaaaTACACCTCTGTAATGAACAAAAAAGCTAGGCTAAAGGTGAATAATGAATACAAACCGCTTACAACACAACAGGAAAAGAATGGACCACTTAATTCCTCTGAAAACCAGGATGTTGATATATCTGAAAGGAGCAGCTGGAAGGAAGAGCTGCAAATTAACAGAGGAACCCCATTGTTAGACAAAGAATTTCATTCTGACAAAAAAGAACATCAGACAGTCTCAGAAGAGTTGTCAGAGCAAGCTGGTCATACGGACGCAGACAACATGACAAAATCAtccaaaaagaaagagaaagttttCAAGAAAGAGTCCCTTTCAaaagataaaaccaaaacaagtttGGCCATGAAATCCAAAACAGATGTTCACAAATTTGCGAAGTCAGAAACTGTTGAAATTGAGcttgctgaagtcaatgaaagacaaaaaattaaaagctgtgaAGAGAACTCAGCTGAAGAACAGAACTGTAGGAAACAAAGGGAGATACTTGGGCAAGATGTAGGAATTAACACTAAAGAGAAAGCCAAATTATCAGCAGAAATAAACCATAAAAAGCTGAATAGTTATCGTGCTGATACTGTAAAGTTCCCAAATTTTGGCACTGTAGACTTGAAGTCAAGAAACCACAAATACTCTCAGCATAAATCTATGAAAGTTCATCCTTCACAGGAACAGTCGTACAAAcggaagaggaaggaaaatatgatTGGGAAGAGAGACCCTAAGAAAACAAAGGTGGAAGAGGAAAGATTGAAACAGTCTGAACCAAAGAATTCCAAGCAGCTTTCATATAATTGCATGACAAATACTGATAAAGCTAAAAAAATGAATGGAGAAAATGGCTGGAAACAGAAGAGTTCATTAGCAGATCGCTCTGTGCTTAAACTACAGAGAAAAAGGGCTCGATCTTCTACCATCTCTAAAAACTACTTTTCTAACAAAGAGAGACGTCTTGATGGTCAAAACAAAGACAAGTACTCTGAGaaaatttttcctgataaaaaCCTGCTATActtaaatagaagaaataacAGGTTAAAATTGCATCTTCAAAAGGAACCCAAAAAACACTACCTGAACAGAGTTGCATTTAAACGTACGGCACAGGAACGCATATATCTGACAAAATTAGAGACATCACCTGTCAGACCCGTCTGGCATACGAAGTCCAAAGTGTCACAAAACAGCCCAGATGCAAAAAGAGATGCTTGTGTCTCAGAAGTTGGGAAGTCACGCAAGCAGGAAGTACTTGAATTTAAGCTGTGTCCAGATATACTGTTCAGAAATCCAACCACTGACGAAGAAAGCTTAGCTGCAAAGAATTCccgggaaagagagaaagccGTTGTGGCAG GTGTCAAGAGTAAAAAAGAAGATTGGTTAAAATGTGATGCAGTGAAGCAAAAAAAGCTGGAAGAGATTTCTACAG CTGAGGACAGTATTCCACTTGATAAAGCTATACAGATCCTGGATGGAGATGGTGAGGCTCTTCACATTCAAATCAAAGACTCAAAAGAGATATTTCAGACCTACAGGAAAAtgtatctggaaaaaaagatgcaaaagcCTTGA